From Streptomyces sp. NBC_00683, one genomic window encodes:
- a CDS encoding serine hydrolase — MLGHVLARAAGGAGGAYAAMLAERVTDPLGLAGTDWDSNRPQATGHWHGRARPALLMPGLAAAGAVRSSARDLLGVLAALLDPDAAPGRSTAPPLRGDPGFHRVRGLPPRLGYRTRRVDELGPHTARAVRPGRVRDPARTGPAAAGSGVDRSGVKHDRLRRFTAMVLPRCVTGLTFSSYASCLRA; from the coding sequence CTGCTGGGCCACGTGCTCGCCCGTGCGGCGGGCGGCGCCGGGGGCGCCTACGCCGCAATGCTGGCCGAGCGCGTCACCGATCCCCTCGGGCTGGCAGGCACCGACTGGGACTCCAACCGGCCCCAGGCCACCGGACATTGGCACGGCAGGGCGCGTCCGGCCCTGCTGATGCCCGGACTGGCGGCCGCCGGCGCGGTGCGGTCCAGCGCCCGGGACCTGCTCGGCGTCCTCGCCGCGCTGCTCGACCCGGACGCCGCGCCCGGACGGAGCACTGCTCCACCACTCCGGGGGGACCCGGGGTTTCACCGCGTTCGCGGGCTTCCTCCCCGGCTCGGGTACCGGACTCGTCGCGTGGACGAACTCGGCCCCCACACCGCTCGCGCCGTTCGTCCAGGCCGCGTACGGGACCCTGCGCGCACTGGACCGGCCGCCGCCGGAAGCGGTGTGGACCGCTCGGGTGTGAAACATGATCGACTCCGCCGGTTCACGGCGATGGTCTTGCCCCGTTGTGTGACGGGGCTTACGTTCTCCTCCTATGCATCGTGTCTACGGGCGTAG
- a CDS encoding DUF4267 domain-containing protein gives MSLKKINTVLAAAFILFILWFGTEYILSPETTAPGYGLPSWPSGDGDGFLIIKGIRDVVLALVLGILLVTGRRRALGWVLLVEALAAYGDMANVLAHHGSVATALGVHCLTATLMVVNGLLIMRETRNVAAAPETPAPQPA, from the coding sequence ATGTCGCTGAAGAAGATCAACACCGTCCTGGCCGCCGCCTTCATCCTCTTCATCCTCTGGTTCGGAACGGAGTACATCCTGAGCCCGGAGACGACGGCGCCGGGCTACGGCCTGCCGAGCTGGCCGTCCGGCGACGGCGACGGCTTCCTGATCATCAAGGGAATCCGCGACGTCGTCCTGGCCCTGGTACTGGGCATCCTGCTGGTGACAGGTCGCCGCCGGGCGCTGGGCTGGGTGCTGCTGGTGGAAGCACTCGCCGCGTACGGCGACATGGCCAACGTCCTGGCCCACCACGGCTCCGTGGCCACCGCGCTCGGCGTCCACTGCCTGACCGCGACACTGATGGTGGTCAACGGTCTGCTGATCATGCGCGAGACCCGCAACGTCGCGGCCGCTCCGGAAACGCCCGCCCCGCAGCCCGCCTAG
- a CDS encoding TetR/AcrR family transcriptional regulator: MSVQERKERERAERERLIVATARELAEQQGWDAVTTRRLAERIEYSQPVLYSHFRGKREIIGAVALEGAAEMATALRAATSRANSPRERVAALARAYLVFAEHNPAVYEALFQLDGGLPYAREDTPEPLKDAFAALLECLAEVAGDGVHPGLFTEVFWAALHGLATLTRAGRLLPEDAEPRVELLVDRLAML, encoded by the coding sequence ATGTCGGTACAGGAACGCAAGGAGCGCGAACGGGCGGAGCGCGAGCGCCTCATCGTGGCGACAGCCCGCGAACTCGCTGAGCAGCAGGGCTGGGACGCAGTCACCACGCGTCGGCTCGCCGAGCGCATCGAATACAGCCAGCCCGTCCTCTACAGCCACTTCCGCGGCAAGCGCGAGATCATCGGCGCCGTCGCCCTGGAGGGCGCCGCCGAGATGGCCACGGCGCTGCGGGCCGCGACCTCCAGAGCGAACAGCCCGCGCGAGCGGGTCGCCGCCCTCGCCCGCGCCTACCTGGTCTTCGCCGAGCACAACCCGGCGGTCTACGAGGCCTTGTTCCAGCTCGACGGCGGCCTGCCGTACGCGCGGGAGGACACCCCCGAGCCGCTGAAGGACGCCTTCGCCGCCCTGCTCGAGTGCCTCGCCGAGGTCGCCGGCGACGGCGTCCACCCGGGGCTGTTCACCGAGGTGTTCTGGGCGGCTCTGCACGGCCTGGCGACCCTGACCCGAGCGGGCCGTCTGCTGCCCGAGGACGCTGAGCCGAGGGTGGAGCTGTTGGTGGACCGGCTCGCCATGCTCTGA
- a CDS encoding PPOX class F420-dependent oxidoreductase has protein sequence MTLQDFARSEYVSLTTYRKDGTPVATPVWAAADGDVLYVWTRSDSWKVKRLRNDPRVVVTVCDVRGRIAEGAPSAEGTARLLDGTEMAGVRKVLARKYTWKFWILDWPAMVVRLGKRPHTGIAVTF, from the coding sequence GTGACTCTCCAGGACTTCGCCCGCAGCGAGTACGTCAGCCTGACCACGTACCGGAAGGACGGCACGCCCGTCGCCACGCCCGTCTGGGCCGCGGCGGACGGCGATGTCCTGTACGTCTGGACGCGAAGCGATTCGTGGAAGGTCAAGCGGCTGCGCAACGACCCCCGGGTCGTCGTCACCGTGTGCGACGTCCGCGGCCGGATCGCCGAGGGCGCGCCGAGCGCCGAAGGGACCGCGCGGCTGCTCGACGGGACGGAGATGGCGGGGGTGCGCAAGGTGCTTGCCCGCAAGTACACCTGGAAGTTCTGGATCCTGGACTGGCCCGCCATGGTCGTACGGCTCGGCAAGCGCCCCCACACCGGGATCGCCGTCACCTTCTGA
- a CDS encoding helix-turn-helix domain-containing protein, translating to MVRTPLTPEERRRGERLGELLREARGGRSMVAVAASAGISAETLRKIETGRAPTPAFFTVAAVAGVLGLSMDDVLARCGPEPEPVAGPRPVPASGPLPGVLPAPGALPLTA from the coding sequence ATGGTACGGACACCCCTGACCCCGGAAGAGCGCCGCCGCGGCGAGCGGCTCGGCGAGCTGCTGCGTGAGGCGCGCGGCGGACGCAGCATGGTCGCGGTCGCCGCGAGCGCCGGAATCTCCGCCGAGACGCTCCGCAAGATCGAGACGGGCCGGGCCCCCACCCCCGCCTTCTTCACCGTGGCGGCGGTGGCGGGCGTCCTCGGCCTGTCGATGGACGACGTGCTGGCGCGGTGCGGACCCGAGCCGGAACCGGTGGCCGGACCGCGGCCGGTACCCGCGTCCGGACCGCTCCCCGGGGTGCTGCCCGCACCGGGGGCGCTGCCGCTCACGGCGTAG
- the map gene encoding type I methionyl aminopeptidase codes for MVQLKTDTHIEAMREAGRVVAQVLTSVQKAAAVGVSLRELDGTAREILRDAGATSPFFNYRPHFAPTPFPAVICASVNDAIVHGIPNDYRLRDGDLVSIDAGATLNGWVGDSAVSFTVGRARPADTRLIDTAFAALDAGISAARVGNRIGDIAHAIGTVCRDAGYGIMEDFGGHGVGRTMHEDPSVPNEGPAGRGMPLRHGMVIAIEPMLIGSGRDDFRPDPDGWTLRTTDGSRAAHTEHTVAITDSGPRILTAL; via the coding sequence ATGGTTCAGCTCAAGACAGACACACATATCGAAGCCATGCGTGAGGCCGGCCGGGTCGTCGCGCAGGTGCTCACTTCCGTACAGAAGGCGGCCGCGGTCGGCGTATCGCTGCGCGAGCTCGACGGGACCGCGCGCGAGATCCTGCGGGATGCGGGCGCCACCTCGCCGTTCTTCAACTACCGGCCGCACTTCGCTCCCACCCCGTTCCCCGCGGTGATCTGCGCGTCCGTCAACGACGCGATCGTGCACGGCATCCCGAACGACTACCGGCTCCGCGACGGCGATCTGGTGAGCATCGACGCGGGCGCGACCCTGAACGGCTGGGTCGGCGACTCGGCGGTCAGCTTCACCGTCGGCCGTGCCCGCCCCGCGGACACCCGGCTGATCGACACGGCCTTCGCGGCCCTGGACGCCGGCATCTCGGCGGCGCGCGTCGGCAACCGGATCGGCGACATCGCCCACGCGATCGGCACGGTGTGCCGGGACGCCGGCTACGGAATCATGGAGGACTTCGGCGGCCACGGTGTGGGCCGCACGATGCACGAGGACCCGTCCGTGCCGAACGAGGGGCCGGCCGGCCGCGGCATGCCGCTGCGGCACGGGATGGTCATCGCCATCGAACCGATGCTGATCGGCAGCGGCCGCGACGACTTCCGTCCGGACCCGGACGGCTGGACCCTCCGTACGACCGACGGCAGCCGGGCGGCCCACACCGAGCACACGGTGGCCATCACGGACAGCGGCCCCCGGATCCTGACGGCGCTCTGA
- a CDS encoding glycoside hydrolase family 75 protein yields MRTRMLVLSVVSGAALLAAAALPAAALPAVAGGGETGADPVSAADLLARVKTCTPVSHGKYRMDQGGPAKVPVCGTKGAVFWEADMDIDCDGRVTAACSRKTDPSFLPATAFQTSGGKPLDSARLPYVVVPGPGPLWNHTESGIAGGGVAAVIYRGKVQYAVVGDTGPTGIIGEASYAAAQALGIDPDPKSGGTASGVTYILFKDSRVSPIESHEAAVTAGRELARKFVADGA; encoded by the coding sequence GTGCGTACACGAATGCTCGTTCTCTCCGTCGTCTCAGGCGCGGCTCTGCTCGCCGCCGCGGCCCTTCCGGCCGCAGCTCTCCCCGCGGTCGCCGGCGGCGGGGAGACCGGGGCGGACCCGGTGAGCGCTGCAGACCTGCTGGCCCGGGTGAAGACCTGCACCCCGGTCTCGCACGGGAAGTACCGAATGGACCAGGGCGGGCCGGCGAAGGTCCCGGTGTGCGGGACGAAGGGAGCCGTGTTCTGGGAGGCGGACATGGATATCGACTGCGACGGCCGGGTCACCGCTGCGTGCAGCAGGAAGACGGACCCCTCCTTCCTGCCCGCCACGGCGTTCCAGACCTCGGGCGGCAAGCCCCTGGACTCCGCCCGGCTGCCGTACGTGGTCGTGCCCGGCCCCGGGCCGCTCTGGAACCACACCGAGTCCGGGATCGCGGGCGGTGGCGTGGCCGCCGTCATCTACCGCGGAAAGGTCCAGTACGCCGTCGTCGGGGACACCGGTCCCACCGGGATCATCGGCGAGGCGTCGTACGCCGCCGCGCAGGCGCTCGGCATCGATCCCGACCCGAAGTCCGGCGGTACCGCGTCCGGCGTCACCTACATCCTGTTCAAGGACTCCAGGGTGTCGCCGATCGAGAGCCACGAGGCCGCCGTCACCGCCGGCCGGGAGCTGGCCCGCAAGTTCGTTGCCGACGGGGCCTGA
- the ggt gene encoding gamma-glutamyltransferase, which translates to MRRSVGRNVSFLSVIAVIGSIGAAAPAASEPSGPPPKSPVAVGYGGAVASVDADASAAGIEVLRKGGNAVDAAVATAAALGVTEPYSAGIGGGGYFVLYDAEKRTVQTIDGRETAPRSADSSLFLENGQPIPFNDAVTSGLGVGTPGTPATWEKALDAWGSKPLRQLLKPAERLARDGFVVDGTFRSQTAGNQARFADFPASAELFLPEGQLPVVGSVFKNPDLARTYETLGREGIDELYRGGLAEDIVETVRKPPVDPAATRVVRPGDLTAEDLKSYRALRQAPTKVGYRGLDVYGIAPSSSGGTSVGEALNILESTDLSKASEVQYLHRLIEASRIAFADRGRWLGDPAFEDVPTRELLSQRFADSRECLIKDDAVLTSPLAPGDPRHPVPCAAGGTAAPTTFEGENTTHLTAADKWGNVVAYTLTIESTGGSGITVPGRGFLLNNELTDFSFAPANPAVHDPNLPGPGKRPRSSISPTIVLEHGKPVLALGSPGGATIITTVLQSLTGHVDRGLPLVEAIAAPRASQRNSATTEIEPGLWDSKVRGELEALGHVFRLNPEIGAATGVQRLPDGRWLAAAEKVRRGGGSAMVVHPSGRS; encoded by the coding sequence ATGCGTCGTTCCGTCGGCCGGAATGTGTCGTTCTTGAGCGTGATCGCTGTCATCGGTTCGATCGGTGCCGCGGCCCCGGCGGCTTCGGAGCCGTCCGGACCACCACCCAAGTCACCGGTTGCGGTCGGATACGGGGGAGCGGTGGCGAGCGTCGACGCGGACGCCTCGGCGGCCGGGATCGAGGTGCTCCGCAAGGGGGGCAACGCGGTGGACGCGGCCGTGGCGACCGCGGCGGCGCTGGGTGTCACCGAGCCCTACTCGGCGGGCATCGGAGGCGGAGGCTACTTCGTCCTGTACGACGCCGAGAAGCGCACCGTGCAGACCATCGACGGCCGTGAGACCGCGCCGCGCAGCGCGGACTCCTCGCTCTTCCTGGAGAACGGGCAGCCGATCCCGTTCAACGACGCCGTCACCAGCGGCCTCGGAGTCGGTACCCCCGGCACCCCGGCCACCTGGGAGAAGGCCCTGGACGCCTGGGGCAGCAAGCCGCTGCGGCAGCTGCTGAAGCCGGCCGAGCGGCTCGCCCGCGACGGATTCGTCGTGGACGGCACCTTCCGCTCACAGACCGCGGGGAACCAGGCGCGGTTCGCCGACTTCCCCGCGTCCGCGGAGCTCTTCCTGCCCGAGGGGCAGCTGCCCGTGGTCGGATCGGTCTTCAAGAACCCCGATCTCGCCCGTACGTACGAGACGTTGGGCCGCGAGGGCATCGACGAGCTGTACCGCGGCGGGCTGGCCGAGGACATCGTGGAGACGGTACGCAAACCTCCCGTCGACCCGGCCGCCACCCGCGTGGTCCGTCCGGGGGATCTGACGGCCGAGGACCTGAAGTCCTACCGTGCCCTGCGCCAGGCCCCCACCAAGGTCGGCTACCGCGGCCTCGACGTCTACGGCATCGCGCCCTCCTCGTCCGGTGGTACGAGCGTGGGCGAGGCGCTCAACATCCTCGAGTCGACCGACCTCTCGAAGGCGAGCGAGGTGCAGTACCTGCACCGGCTCATCGAGGCGAGCAGGATCGCCTTCGCCGACCGGGGACGCTGGCTCGGCGACCCCGCGTTCGAGGACGTGCCGACACGGGAGTTGCTCAGCCAGCGCTTCGCGGACTCGCGCGAGTGCCTGATCAAGGACGACGCCGTGCTCACCAGCCCGCTCGCGCCGGGCGATCCACGCCACCCCGTCCCGTGCGCCGCCGGAGGCACCGCGGCACCGACGACGTTCGAGGGCGAGAACACGACGCATCTGACCGCCGCCGACAAGTGGGGCAACGTCGTGGCGTACACGCTGACCATCGAGTCGACGGGCGGCAGCGGCATCACCGTGCCGGGGCGCGGCTTCCTGCTCAACAACGAGCTGACGGACTTCTCCTTCGCGCCCGCCAACCCGGCGGTCCACGACCCGAACCTTCCCGGTCCGGGCAAGCGCCCGCGGTCGTCGATCTCGCCGACCATCGTGCTGGAGCACGGCAAGCCCGTACTGGCCCTGGGGTCGCCGGGCGGTGCGACGATCATCACCACCGTGCTGCAGTCGCTGACCGGGCACGTGGACCGCGGGCTGCCGCTCGTCGAAGCGATCGCCGCGCCCCGTGCCAGTCAGCGCAACTCGGCCACGACCGAGATCGAACCCGGGCTGTGGGACAGCAAGGTGCGCGGGGAGCTGGAAGCGCTCGGTCACGTCTTCAGGCTCAACCCGGAGATCGGAGCGGCCACGGGTGTCCAGCGGCTGCCCGACGGACGGTGGCTCGCGGCCGCGGAAAAGGTGCGGCGGGGCGGCGGCTCGGCCATGGTGGTGCATCCGAGCGGACGATCATGA
- a CDS encoding ArsR family transcriptional regulator, translated as MLRIHFTDVDLARTRLASAPDPLFDIAASLHRFQTRRGRWAFAGWYRTTRQQLREKGLERALRSVLLPLYPRAAYYPDFLTPVGAVDGLDMGLESILATPPQRVMAEIAILDRIVGAPAWAGQLAGLEARKEFVRVLRAYYEVVVAPHEEQVRARIEAERAARCRGLLDGGVEGMLAGLGPMLRWRPPVLEVAYPRQADDRDLHLNGRGLTLVPSYFNWREPVAFADPGLPPVVWYSLLHEPEVRSVTGSAPEQPLTNVLGRARAVALRAASAGATTGEIARAAGVSASAASRHATALRDAGLISTVRNGPTVLHTLTPTGASLLRAALRKAEADLTGTVV; from the coding sequence ATGCTCCGCATTCACTTCACCGATGTGGACCTGGCGAGGACCCGGCTCGCCTCCGCTCCCGATCCGCTCTTCGACATCGCCGCGAGTCTGCACCGGTTCCAGACCCGGAGGGGAAGGTGGGCGTTCGCCGGGTGGTACCGCACGACACGGCAACAACTGCGGGAGAAGGGGCTGGAGCGCGCCCTGCGGAGTGTTCTTCTGCCCTTGTATCCAAGGGCGGCGTACTACCCGGATTTCCTCACCCCGGTCGGTGCGGTGGACGGACTGGACATGGGACTGGAGTCGATTCTGGCTACGCCTCCGCAACGGGTCATGGCGGAGATCGCCATCCTCGACCGAATCGTCGGAGCACCTGCCTGGGCCGGGCAACTCGCCGGACTCGAAGCGCGCAAGGAGTTCGTGAGGGTGCTGCGCGCGTACTACGAGGTCGTCGTCGCCCCCCACGAGGAGCAGGTGCGGGCGCGTATCGAGGCCGAGCGGGCGGCACGCTGCCGTGGGCTCCTCGACGGCGGAGTGGAGGGCATGCTCGCGGGACTGGGGCCCATGCTGCGCTGGCGCCCTCCCGTCCTGGAGGTCGCCTACCCCAGGCAGGCGGACGACCGGGACCTGCACCTGAACGGCCGTGGGCTCACCCTCGTCCCTTCGTACTTCAACTGGCGCGAGCCGGTTGCCTTCGCCGACCCTGGACTGCCGCCCGTGGTCTGGTACTCGCTGCTCCACGAGCCCGAGGTCCGCTCCGTGACCGGCAGCGCTCCCGAGCAGCCCCTGACCAACGTGCTCGGGCGTGCCCGAGCGGTCGCGCTGCGCGCCGCGTCCGCCGGTGCCACGACCGGCGAGATCGCCCGTGCTGCCGGAGTCTCGGCCTCCGCCGCCAGCAGACACGCCACCGCGTTGCGCGACGCGGGACTCATCAGCACCGTGCGCAACGGCCCGACCGTGCTGCACACCCTCACACCCACGGGCGCATCCCTGCTGCGCGCCGCCCTGCGCAAGGCTGAGGCCGACCTCACGGGCACCGTCGTCTGA
- a CDS encoding amino acid ABC transporter permease, with translation MTHSTVSATALYDIPGPVTRKRHFTYGVISTIVILALVGWVLYLLFDTDQFTSEKWAPFTYKGIQELLLRGLGNTLKAFAYAAVLSLALGAVLAVGRLSVHRPVRWVSTLLVEFFRAMPVLVMIFFIFVALKVQPLPALVAGLTLYNGSVLAEVFRTGINSVDRGQREAGYALGMRKTQVTTFVLAPQAVRAMLPTIISQLVVALKDTSLGYLITYEEFLHAGKLIASNLDYGLPFIPVVMVISPIYIGMCMLLSWFATWVARRERRNPKTKAVGVTPADPGTLLPGAK, from the coding sequence ATGACCCACTCCACCGTCTCCGCGACCGCTCTCTACGACATTCCGGGGCCGGTCACCCGCAAGAGACACTTCACCTACGGGGTCATCTCGACGATCGTGATCCTGGCCCTGGTCGGCTGGGTCCTGTACCTGCTCTTCGACACGGACCAGTTCACCAGCGAGAAGTGGGCGCCCTTCACGTACAAGGGCATCCAGGAGCTTCTGCTCCGCGGGCTGGGCAACACCCTCAAGGCGTTCGCGTACGCGGCGGTGCTCTCCCTGGCGCTCGGGGCCGTGCTCGCCGTCGGGCGGCTGTCCGTCCACCGACCGGTGCGCTGGGTCTCGACGTTGCTGGTCGAGTTCTTCCGGGCCATGCCCGTCCTGGTGATGATCTTCTTCATCTTCGTCGCGCTGAAGGTGCAGCCGCTGCCCGCGCTGGTGGCCGGACTGACGCTCTACAACGGCTCCGTGCTCGCCGAGGTCTTCCGGACCGGCATCAACTCCGTCGACCGGGGCCAGCGGGAGGCGGGGTACGCCCTCGGGATGCGCAAGACACAGGTCACCACCTTCGTCCTGGCCCCGCAGGCCGTGCGCGCCATGCTGCCCACCATCATCAGCCAGCTGGTGGTGGCCCTGAAGGACACCTCGCTGGGATACCTGATCACCTACGAGGAGTTCCTCCACGCGGGCAAGCTGATCGCCTCGAACCTCGACTACGGGCTCCCGTTCATCCCCGTGGTGATGGTCATCTCGCCCATCTACATCGGGATGTGCATGCTGCTCTCCTGGTTTGCCACCTGGGTGGCCAGACGGGAGCGGCGCAACCCGAAGACCAAGGCGGTGGGCGTGACCCCCGCCGACCCAGGGACGCTCCTGCCGGGCGCGAAGTAA
- a CDS encoding amino acid ABC transporter permease, which yields MDVLTENFSLYGEGFLGTVELTVYASILALVLGFLMASFRVAPVGSLRVIGTVWVAVLRNTPLTLLFFAVLLGLPRFGLVLPFQVFAVLALGCYTSAFICEALRSGINTVPTGQGEASRSLGMSFGQTLGNVVLPQAFRSVIPPIGSTLIALAKNSAIAGAFSVTELLGVYKPLNELGYSIIWTFVWIAVGYLIITLTISALFNLMEKRWGVAR from the coding sequence ATGGATGTACTCACAGAGAACTTCTCCCTCTACGGCGAGGGCTTCCTCGGAACCGTCGAGCTCACCGTCTACGCCTCGATCCTGGCGCTCGTGCTGGGCTTCCTCATGGCGTCCTTCCGGGTCGCGCCCGTCGGCTCGCTCCGGGTGATCGGCACCGTCTGGGTGGCGGTGCTCCGCAACACCCCGCTGACGCTGCTCTTCTTCGCCGTCCTGCTGGGGCTGCCGCGCTTCGGGCTGGTGCTGCCGTTCCAGGTCTTCGCGGTCCTCGCCCTCGGCTGCTACACCTCGGCCTTCATCTGCGAGGCGCTGCGCTCCGGCATCAACACCGTGCCCACGGGCCAGGGTGAGGCGTCCCGCAGCCTCGGTATGTCCTTCGGCCAGACGCTGGGCAACGTCGTGCTGCCGCAGGCCTTCCGCTCGGTGATCCCGCCGATCGGATCGACGCTCATCGCCCTCGCCAAGAACTCCGCGATCGCCGGAGCGTTCAGCGTCACCGAGCTGCTCGGTGTGTACAAGCCCCTCAACGAACTCGGCTACAGCATCATCTGGACCTTCGTCTGGATCGCCGTCGGCTACCTGATCATCACCCTGACCATCAGTGCGCTCTTCAACCTGATGGAGAAGCGCTGGGGAGTCGCCCGATGA